One Gossypium raimondii isolate GPD5lz chromosome 3, ASM2569854v1, whole genome shotgun sequence genomic window carries:
- the LOC105794728 gene encoding wall-associated receptor kinase-like 10 has translation MKLKHHSSITLLPLLSLIFLPSLVSSQACQRTCGNLPIKFPFGTGPGCGDPRFQQYVTCDQQKLTLTTHTGNYPITNIDYSNQVIYISDPSMSTCGCSQPSKGFGLDWDAPFSFTDDNVFTLLDCSTTSSPIFRSNSYNVDNSSAVPLCDKQGAPICSYLYSCRAISMLNLPISTCCIYTPVDLGPSFEFNLPKLQCSSYSAFYSFSGQESNPDNWKYGISLKYKFNVYNDYPNACADCEKSSGACGYTGSYNSFICNCPNGINTTSTCFFVSSFNNGLRLLPSQTGTLLVYPLAWILAMVLL, from the exons ATGAAGCTAAAACATCACTCTTCCATCACTCTCCTCCCCTTgctctctttgatctttcttccCTCCTTGGTCTCATCTCAGGCCTGCCAGAGAACCTGTGGCAATCTCCCCATCAAGTTCCCCTTTGGAACCGGCCCTGGCTGCGGTGATCCGCGCTTTCAACAGTATGTAACTTGCGACCAACAAAAACTCACCTTGACAACACACACCGGAAACTATCCCATAACCAACATAGACTACAGCAACCAAGTTATATACATCTCGGATCCTTCGATGTCAACTTGCGGTTGCTCTCAACCGAGCAAAGGCTTCGGCCTTGATTGGGATGCACCCTTTTCTTTCACGGACGACAACGTATTCACTCTCCTTGACTGCTCCACCACTTCGTCACCCATTTTCAGATCCAACAGCTATAATGTTGATAACAGTAGTGCTGTTCCTCTATGTGACAAACAAGGTGCCCCCATTTGTAGTTACTTGTACTCTTGCAGGGCAATTAGCATGCTCAATCTCCCAATATCCACATGTTGCATATACACACCGGTAGATCTCGGCCCCTCGTTCGAATTCAATTTGCCGAAGCTGCAATGCTCTTCGTATTCCGCGTTCTATAGCTTCAGTGGCCAAGAATCAAACCCTGATAACTGGAAGTACGGAATATCGCTTAAATATAAGTTCAACGTGTATAATGACTACCCGAACGCATGTGCGGATTGTGAGAAAAGCAGCGGTGCCTGTGGATACACCGGAAGCTACAATTCATTTATTTGCAACTGTCCTAATGGCATAAACACCACCTCTACTTGTTTCTTTGTATCATCGTTTAATAATGGGCTGAGGCTACTCCCATCGCAGACGG GAACTTTGTTGGTCTATCCACTGGCATGGATACTGGCTATGGTCCTGCTATAG
- the LOC105794724 gene encoding exocyst complex component EXO84A produces the protein MSIGDVSELESNLTLSDRLKQFKSSQFNPEAYLQSKCNNMTEKEIKHACSNLLELRKASAEEMRKSVYANYTAFIRTSKEITILEGELLSMRNHLSTQAALVHGLAEVTILDSLTTGAYELEEEKVSGVKSTKLNKTEKWFIKFEENLEVLLAEKRVDEAMAALDEGEQVAQEDKTKQSLSPDALLRLKNALTLLRQKLVDQLAETTCQPFTRGAELRSAVSSIKNLGDGPRAHTLLLNSHQQRLQRGLQVLRPSTNSYGGATTSSLSQLVFSTIAQAASDSLAVFGEEPAYSSELVTWAVKQTEAFALLLKRHVLASSAAAGGLRVATECVQICLGHCALLESRGLALSPILMRHFRPCVELAFSATLKRIEHSTAALAAADDWELSYAPADARSISSTSSLSSASMSQAKLSSSAHKLNSMVKAFMEDVGPLEDLQLDGPALEGVLQIFNSYVNLLISALPNSMENEEHLDGSGSKILNMAESESQQLALLANASLLADELLPRAALKLLPLSQANRVDATPKGTSDRQSRVPEQREWKRKLQRSVERLRDSFCRQHALDLIFTVDGDIRLNAEIYLSMDGQTEEPEWFPSPIFQELFEKLTTMATIATDMFVGRERFATLLLMRQTETVILWLSDDQSFWEEIEQGPTPLGPLGLQQLYLDMEFVIIFASEGRYLSRNLQQVIKNIIERAIDAVAATGIDPYSVLPEDDWFAEVAQIAIKMLTGKGNYSSMEGDVLSPTAAASAAPVVSQGSNQEYI, from the exons ATGAGCATAGGTGATGTATCGGAGCTTGAGAGTAACCTCACTCTCAGCGATCGCTTGAAGCAGTTCAAATCATCGCAGTTCAACCCCGAGGCTTATCTCCAATCCAAATGCAACAACATGACCGAGAAG GAGATAAAGCATGCTTGCTCAAACTTGTTAGAATTACGGAAGGCGTCTGCAGAGGAAATGCGTAAAAGTGTTTACGCTAATTACACTGCCTTTATACG TACATCCAAGGAGATTACAATTCTAGAGGGGGAGCTGCTTTCAATGAGGAATCATCTTTCTACTCAGGCAGCTTTAGTTCATGGTTTAGCTGAAGTTACCATCCTTGATTCCTTGACAACTGGTGCTTACGAATTGGAAGAGGAGAAAGTATCTGGTGTTAAAAGTACAAAGCTTAATAAAACTGAGAAGTGGTTTATCAAATTTGAGGAAAACCTTGAAGTTCTATTGGCGGAAAAGAGAGTGGATGAAGCTATGGCTGCATTGGACGAAGGGGAACAAGTAGCACAAGAAGATAAGACTAAACAGAGCTTAAGTCCAGATGCACTCCTAAGATTGAAGAATGCCCTCACTTTGCTGAGACAAAAACTAGTTGATCAGCTTGCAGAGACAACTTGCCAGCCTTTCACACGAGGGGCTGAGCTCCGTTCAGCTGTTTCATCCATTAAAAATCTTGGGGATGGTCCTCGTGCTCATACATTGCTACTCAACTCTCACCAGCAGAGGCTGCAGCGGGGTCTGCAGGTTCTTCGTCCTTCAACCAATTCTTACGGAGGAGCAACTACTTCATCTCTTTCGCAGCTTGTATTTTCAACCATTGCACAAGCAGCTAGTGATTCCTTAGCAGTTTTTGGCGAGGAGCCTGCCTATTCGTCTGAACTTGTAACTTGGGCTGTCAAGCAAACTGAGGCATTTGCACTTCTCTTAAAGAGACATGTTCTTGCTTCATCAGCAGCTGCTGGGGGTCTAAGAGTTGCCACAGAATGTGTTCAGATATGCCTCGGCCATTGTGCTTTGTTAGAATCTCGTGGATTGGCCCTTTCCCCTATCTTAATGAGGCATTTTAGGCCGTGTGTCGAATTAGCATTCAGTGCCACCTTAAAAAGAATTGAACATAGCACTGCTGCATTAGCTGCTGCAGATGATTGGGAGCTTTCTTATGCACCAGCTGATGCACGTTCTATCTCTTCTACTTCATCTCTTAGCAGCGCGAGTATGTCACAGGCAAAGCTTTCAAGCAGTGCTCACAAATTGAATTCAATGGTTAAG GCATTTATGGAGGATGTTGGCCCCCTTGAGGACCTTCAATTGGATGGTCCAGCATTAGAAGGTGTTTTACAAATATTCAATTCCTATGTTAATCTGTTGATAAGTGCTTTGCCTAATTCAATGGAAAATGAAGAACATTTAGATGGTTCTGGGAGTAAAATTCTTAATATGGCGGAGAGTGAATCCCAACAGTTGGCTTTACTCGCCAATGCATCGTTGCTAGCTGATGAATTGCTTCCACGGGCTGCATTGAAGCTTTTGCCATTGAGCCAGGCTAACAGAGTGGATGCCACCCCTAAAGGCACTTCAGATAGACAAAGCCGTGTTCCAGAACAAAGGGAATGGAAGAGGAAACTACAACGTTCTGTTGAACGCTTGCGAGATAGCTTTTGTAGACAACATGCCCTTGATCTTATCTTTACAGTCGATGGGGACATCCGTCTCAATGCAGAGATATACTTAAGTATGGATGGCCAAACTGAGGAACCAGAATGGTTTCCATCACCCATTTTCCAG GAACTGTTTGAAAAACTGACAACGATGGCAACAATTGCAACTGATATGTTTGTGGGAAGGGAAAGGTTTGCCACACTTCTATTAATGAGACAAACTGAGACAGTGATCCTTTGGCTTTCTGATGACCAGAGCTTTTGGGAAGAGATCGAGCAGGGTCCAACTCCTTTAGGTCCTCTCGGTCTTCAACAG CTTTATCTGGATATggaatttgttataattttcgCTTCTGAAGGCCGGTATCTGTCTCGAAATCTGCAACAAGTTATCAAAAACATAATAGAGAGAGCAATCGATGCAGTGGCCGCAACTGGAATAGATCCATACAG CGTGTTGCCGGAGGATGACTGGTTTGCCGAAGTTGCTCAAATAGCAATCAAGATGTTAACGGGTAAAGGCAACTATAGTAGTATGGAGGGAGATGTACTAAGCCCTACAGCAGCGGCATCTGCAGCTCCAGTCGTATCTCAAGGAAGTAACCAAG AATATATATGA
- the LOC105794725 gene encoding hydroxyproline O-galactosyltransferase GALT4: MKLAKFDSLVSLSRLRLVQFLMGVLFLYLLFISFEIPLVFKTTSAGFYTDALPRPLFLESEEDFTDKSAPARPTDDPELVRLAGSRTPPRRMWEYKEVSGLLFNESSFDSNDSKDEFSVLHKTARHAFVLGKKLWDDLQSPQNKSDSEPERQNQKQNRTGSCPESISLSGSEFVNRSRVLVIPCGLTLGSHITVIGMPHWAHAEYDPKIAILKEGDESVMVTQFMMELQGLKTVEGEDPPRILHFNPRLKGDWSGKPVIEQNTCYRMQWGTALRCEGWKSRAAEETVDGQVKCEKWIRDDDNGSEESKATWWLKRLIGRKNKVALDWPYPFAEGRLFVLTLSAGLEGYHVNVDGRHVTSFPYRTGFVLEDATGLSLKGDLDVHSVFAAALPTSHPSFAPQKHLERLSKWKAPPLPEGNVELFIGVLSAGNHFAERMAVRKSWVQHKLIKSSKVVARFFVALNGRKDINVELKKEAEYFGDIVIVPYMDNYDLVVLKTVAICEYGIRTVAAKYIMKCDDDTFVRVDPVIKEAKKLGGRSLYIGNMNYYHKPLRNGKWAVTYEEWPEEEYPPYANGPGYIVSSDIAQFIVDEFENHKLRLFKMEDVSMGMWVEKFNSSKAVEYQHSLKFCQFGCIEDYYTAHYQSPRQMLCMWDKLQKQGKPQCCNMR, encoded by the exons ATGAAGCTAGCAAAATTTGACTCGTTAGTGTCGCTGAGTCGACTTAGGCTGGTTCAGTTCTTGATGGGGGTTTTGTTTCTTTACCTTCTCTTCATAAGCTTCGAAATCCCGCTGGTTTTCAAAACCACTTCGGCGGGCTTTTACACGGACGCATTGCCGAGACCTTTGTTTCTAGAGAGCGAAGAGGACTTCACCGACAAATCGGCGCCTGCTCGCCCGACCGATGACCCGGAACTTGTCCGTCTAGCCGGAAGCAGGACGCCGCCGCGGAGAATGTGGGAGTACAAGGAAGTATCGGGTCTTCTTTTCAACGAAAGTTCTTTCGACAGCAACGATTCTAAAGACGAGTTCTCGGTGCTCCACAAAACCGCACGACACGCCTTCGTTCTCGGCAAGAAACTCTGGGACGACCTACAATCGCCTCAAAACAAGTCCGATTCAGAACCCGAACGgcaaaatcaaaagcaaaatcGAACCGGATCGTGCCCGGAATCAATTTCCTTGTCCGGGTCGGAGTTCGTGAACCGGAGTCGGGTCTTGGTCATCCCCTGTGGGTTAACATTAGGGTCCCACATTACGGTGATTGGGATGCCGCATTGGGCGCATGCAGAGTATGACCCAAAAATTGCAATCTTAAAAGAAGGGGATGAGTCAGTGATGGTAACGCAGTTTATGATGGAGCTGCAAGGGTTGAAGACGGTTGAAGGCGAGGATCCGCCGCGGATTCTTCATTTCAATCCAAGGTTGAAAGGAGATTGGAGCGGGAAGCCCGTGATCGAGCAGAATACTTGCTACCGGATGCAGTGGGGAACAGCGTTGAGGTGCGAAGGGTGGAAGTCAAGAGCTGCTGAGGAAACAG TTGATGGACAAGTTAAATGTGAGAAATGGATTCGAGATGATGACAATGGCTCTGAAGAATCAAAGGCTACATGGTGGTTGAAAAGATTGATAGGAAGAAAGAATAAGGTGGCACTTGATTGGCCATACCCTTTTGCAGAGGGAAGGTTATTTGTTCTCACATTGAGTGCTGGATTGGAGGGTTACCATGTCAATGTTGATGGGCGCCATGTTACCTCATTTCCGTATCGAACT GGATTTGTGCTTGAGGATGCTACTGGGTTATCTCTAAAGGGTGACCTTGATGTTCACTCTGTATTTGCTGCTGCTTTGCCCACTTCACATCCAAGTTTTGCTCCACAAAAGCATCTTGAGAGGTTGAGTAAATGGAAGGCGCCACCACTTCCTGAAGGGAACGTAGAGCTTTTTATTGGCGTCCTTTCTGCTGGCAATCATTTTGCAGAGAGGATGGCTGTGAGGAAGTCCTGGGTGCAACATAAGTTAATAAAGTCTTCAAAAGTAGTTGCTCGTTTTTTCGTAGCGCTG AATGGAAGAAAGGATATAAATGTGGAACTAAAGAAGGAAGCAGAGTATTTTGGTGATATTGTTATAGTTCCTTACATGGATAACTATGACCTGGTTGTACTTAAAACAGTTGCCATCTGTGAATATGGG ATCCGTACAGTGGCTGCAAAATACATTATGAAGTGTGATGATGATACATTTGTCCGGGTAGACCCTGTGATTAAGGAAGCAAAGAAGCTTGGAGGTAGAAGCCTGTATATAGGAAATATGAATTACTACCACAAACCTCTGCGAAACGGTAAATGGGCAGTAACGTATGAG GAATGGCCAGAGGAAGAATATCCTCCCTATGCGAATGGTCCGGGGTACATAGTTTCATCTGATATTGCGCAATTTATTGTGGATGAGTTTGAGAATCACAAGTTGCGA CTATTCAAGATGGAAGATGTGAGCATGGGAATGTGGGTGGAAAAATTCAATAGTTCAAAAGCAGTGGAGTACCAACACAGCTTGAAGTTTTGCCAGTTCGGATGCATCGAGGATTATTACACTGCGCATTACCAATCTCCGAGACAAATGTTATGCATGTGGgataaattacaaaaacaagGAAAGCCCCAATGCTGCAACATGAGATGA